A single window of Methylacidimicrobium sp. AP8 DNA harbors:
- a CDS encoding biopolymer transporter ExbD, whose product MKILSPVLVKKGRIEIIPLIDIMVFLMACMMMVNLEMIRMRGLKLNLPTAQTATPENKADFLTVSITATGEVFLEKEEIERSALIEELKRRKEKEPNLRIYVQADMDARHGDVVRVLDKIRAAGIQKIGFQVKEEASAPKASAGPAPATHP is encoded by the coding sequence ATGAAAATTCTTAGCCCGGTACTGGTGAAGAAGGGTCGGATCGAGATCATCCCGCTCATCGACATCATGGTCTTCCTCATGGCCTGCATGATGATGGTGAACCTGGAGATGATCCGGATGCGCGGCCTCAAGCTCAACCTGCCCACGGCGCAAACCGCCACCCCCGAAAACAAAGCCGACTTCCTCACCGTGTCGATTACCGCGACCGGAGAGGTCTTCCTGGAAAAGGAGGAGATCGAGCGGAGCGCGCTCATCGAGGAGCTCAAGCGCCGCAAGGAGAAGGAGCCCAACCTGCGGATTTACGTCCAGGCCGACATGGACGCGAGGCACGGGGATGTCGTGCGGGTTCTCGACAAGATCCGGGCGGCGGGAATTCAGAAGATCGGCTTCCAGGTCAAGGAGGAAGCGTCCGCCCCGAAGGCTTCCGCCGGTCCGGCGCCGGCGACCCACCCATGA
- the allB gene encoding allantoinase AllB, protein MGEEFDWVFRQAAVVTAEGVARQDLAVREGRVVAVAATIDGRGRQEVDGQGRYLFPGAIDPHVHFDEPGREEWEGIATGSRALAAGGGTLFFDMPLNSFPPTIDVESLLQKKRAAEAASVTDFALWGGIVPGNEKQREGLAREGAVGFKAFLCPTGTPEFGWVDGRTLREGMRQAADFDLPVAVHAESERIVTELTRRWRAHGDGGWRDYLASRPLAAEVEAAREALDAAGETGCALHLVHVSAPEVVELAQTARAQGVDVTVETCLHYLLFCDEDMRRLGTIAKCAPPLRSRRQSLGLWRALLAGEIDLLASDHSPCPPAAKATTDFFAAWGGISGCQHLLPLLLDRLAAEGDRAFPLAARLCALGSAHRFGIRDKGAIAVGNHADLTLVDLREPEPIAAKSLLYRHRLSPYVGLPNRVFPLLTLVRGEVAFSCLGHPVRARGRFLPGPCGLR, encoded by the coding sequence ATGGGAGAAGAGTTTGACTGGGTCTTTCGGCAAGCCGCCGTCGTGACGGCCGAGGGCGTAGCCCGGCAGGACCTCGCCGTCCGGGAAGGGCGGGTCGTGGCCGTTGCCGCGACGATCGACGGGAGAGGCCGTCAAGAGGTCGACGGCCAAGGACGCTATCTCTTTCCGGGAGCGATCGACCCGCATGTCCATTTCGACGAGCCCGGCCGGGAGGAATGGGAGGGCATCGCAACGGGCTCCCGCGCGCTGGCCGCCGGCGGCGGCACCCTTTTTTTTGACATGCCGCTTAACTCGTTTCCGCCCACGATCGACGTGGAAAGCCTTCTCCAAAAGAAGCGGGCGGCCGAAGCGGCCTCCGTCACCGACTTCGCCCTCTGGGGTGGCATCGTCCCCGGAAATGAAAAGCAGCGGGAAGGATTGGCGCGGGAGGGGGCGGTCGGCTTCAAGGCCTTTCTCTGCCCGACCGGGACTCCGGAGTTCGGATGGGTCGACGGCCGTACCCTCCGCGAAGGCATGCGACAAGCGGCCGATTTCGATCTCCCGGTCGCGGTCCACGCGGAATCGGAACGAATCGTGACGGAGCTCACCCGGCGCTGGCGGGCGCACGGCGATGGCGGCTGGCGGGACTATCTGGCCTCGCGGCCGCTGGCCGCGGAGGTCGAGGCGGCCCGGGAAGCCCTAGACGCCGCCGGGGAAACCGGTTGTGCGCTCCACCTTGTCCACGTGAGTGCTCCTGAAGTCGTCGAGCTTGCGCAAACGGCGCGCGCCCAGGGAGTCGACGTCACCGTCGAAACCTGTCTCCACTACCTCCTCTTTTGCGACGAGGACATGAGGCGGCTGGGGACGATCGCCAAGTGCGCTCCCCCTCTCCGCAGCCGGCGGCAGTCGCTAGGGCTCTGGCGGGCTCTTCTCGCCGGGGAGATCGACCTGCTCGCCTCCGACCACTCGCCCTGCCCCCCGGCGGCTAAGGCGACCACCGACTTCTTCGCCGCTTGGGGAGGGATCTCCGGCTGCCAGCACCTTCTTCCGCTCCTCCTCGACCGGCTGGCCGCCGAAGGAGACCGAGCCTTCCCGCTCGCCGCCCGACTCTGCGCCTTAGGCAGCGCCCATCGCTTCGGCATTCGGGACAAGGGGGCCATCGCGGTCGGCAACCACGCCGACCTGACCTTGGTGGATCTGCGGGAACCCGAGCCGATTGCGGCCAAGAGTCTTCTCTATCGTCACCGCTTGAGCCCCTATGTTGGACTCCCGAATCGGGTTTTCCCTCTGCTTACCCTGGTACGAGGAGAGGTCGCCTTCTCCTGTCTCGGTCATCCAGTCCGCGCCCGCGGCCGCTTCCTGCCCGGCCCCTGCGGGCTCCGTTAG
- a CDS encoding energy transducer TonB, with amino-acid sequence MTSRTEPRHPSTFPYRILRHGLACREVVPLGHIPYPIDEGLRLKRWACLCVLFFFGLLLAVGTLDKHQSIVDLLLRGAVTPVASPPQEEATSPPIEVEFTPPPPPEPNPEFIQPKQQPLPIPPPVEKTPEPKPEPPKPTPLRVSKKPAPIAPVHPIQRYAAAAPRVGDANTPKPPYPYEAAMRRYQGTVELSLTIQQGRLLDVEVVRSSGFGILDSTARQWIRQHWRLPANLSGTYTIPIIYRLQ; translated from the coding sequence ATGACATCCCGAACCGAACCACGCCATCCCTCAACGTTTCCCTATCGAATCCTCCGGCACGGCCTCGCCTGCCGGGAGGTCGTCCCGCTCGGCCATATCCCTTATCCGATCGACGAGGGCCTCCGTCTCAAGCGTTGGGCTTGCCTCTGCGTGCTCTTCTTCTTCGGATTGCTGCTGGCCGTCGGCACCCTCGACAAGCATCAATCGATCGTTGATCTGCTCCTCCGCGGGGCGGTGACTCCGGTCGCTTCTCCTCCGCAAGAGGAAGCGACCTCGCCCCCGATCGAAGTCGAGTTCACTCCGCCCCCGCCTCCCGAGCCCAATCCCGAGTTCATCCAACCCAAGCAGCAGCCACTTCCGATTCCTCCTCCGGTGGAGAAGACGCCCGAGCCCAAGCCGGAGCCGCCGAAGCCCACACCTTTGCGCGTGTCCAAGAAGCCCGCCCCGATCGCTCCGGTGCATCCGATCCAGCGCTACGCCGCCGCCGCTCCCCGGGTAGGCGACGCAAACACGCCCAAGCCCCCCTACCCCTACGAGGCCGCTATGCGGCGATACCAGGGTACGGTCGAGCTTTCGCTCACGATCCAGCAAGGGAGGCTCCTGGATGTGGAGGTCGTCCGATCCTCGGGCTTCGGCATTCTGGATTCGACGGCCCGTCAGTGGATCCGACAGCACTGGCGCTTGCCCGCCAACCTTTCCGGCACCTACACGATCCCGATTATCTACCGGCTCCAGTAG